A region from the Catellatospora sp. TT07R-123 genome encodes:
- a CDS encoding Lrp/AsnC ligand binding domain-containing protein, whose amino-acid sequence MVHAYILIQTSVGKSVDVSAAIGDIQGVTRVDAVTGPYDVIAMVQAHTVDELGKLVLSQIQLIPNITRTLTCPIIHL is encoded by the coding sequence GTGGTTCACGCTTATATCCTGATCCAGACGTCGGTCGGCAAGTCGGTCGACGTCTCCGCTGCCATCGGCGACATCCAGGGTGTCACCCGGGTCGACGCGGTCACCGGGCCGTACGACGTGATCGCCATGGTGCAGGCGCACACCGTCGACGAACTCGGCAAACTCGTACTGTCACAGATCCAGCTGATCCCGAACATCACCCGTACGCTGACGTGCCCGATCATCCACCTATGA
- a CDS encoding DUF3515 domain-containing protein codes for MSNDQATRPADRSAKLLAAAIAVPVALAAGYAFFQVMRPADAPAAAPKPSVGTSASPQVMPTAPVVMATPVLGDRQATVCRALLSQLPEQVGGLPRRQVSGGFEQNAAWGDPALMLTCGGTTPTFPPTDDVYKLDGVCWHESAGTLTTVDREVPVSVTVPAGRPAELIIEFSKTLIETVPSAATMPTGCR; via the coding sequence ATGAGTAACGATCAGGCGACACGTCCGGCCGACCGCTCCGCCAAGCTCCTCGCGGCAGCGATCGCCGTGCCCGTGGCACTGGCCGCCGGGTACGCCTTCTTCCAGGTCATGCGCCCGGCCGACGCCCCCGCGGCGGCCCCGAAGCCCAGCGTCGGCACCTCCGCCAGCCCGCAGGTCATGCCGACCGCGCCCGTGGTGATGGCCACCCCCGTCCTCGGCGACCGCCAGGCCACCGTGTGCCGCGCCCTGCTGTCGCAACTGCCCGAGCAGGTCGGCGGCCTGCCCCGCCGCCAGGTCTCCGGCGGCTTCGAGCAGAACGCCGCCTGGGGCGACCCGGCCCTGATGCTGACCTGCGGTGGCACGACGCCCACCTTCCCGCCGACCGACGACGTGTACAAGCTGGACGGCGTCTGCTGGCACGAGTCCGCCGGCACCTTGACCACGGTCGACCGTGAGGTCCCCGTCTCCGTCACGGTCCCGGCCGGCCGGCCGGCCGAGCTGATCATCGAGTTCTCGAAGACCCTGATCGAGACGGTCCCGTCGGC